The DNA window cGTATTTGTTTGTGTATTTGAATATTTCgttatttctctcttaattgtaattatttttactttgaaGGAATAATAATGTCTTTGAAGTTACATATCAAAAtgagagagaaatgattaggtgagggaatttggtgagggaatgacgtggcataatcttattcgctgaaaaaatcaaataatttctctcttttctctctttcctcccacttttacattttccaacaatTAGATGatgtcacgtcattccctcaccaaattccctcactaaattccctcactctatatCTAACCTAACTagtttgtaaatatattttttttaaaatattcaaactaaaacaaatacaaatacaaaaacataatataatattgatttttaattaattttttttattaaataaagaaaaaatcaatatataaatacattttattttatatctcataaaattaatcataaaattaattagagcTTATTTCTAGATAGTGtttaatatgttataattgtgaGAATTAAAATAAGGATGCCCcaaaatgcaagaaaaaaaGAACTTTTTCCATtgcctttatattttaattatatgtaacattaatttgatcatcattaaattatttattttattttttaaatcacgataataatattcatcaacttaatcaaaattttgataggTTAAATAGCtcttcaaatattaaaattttacaaatttataaaaaaatatttcaatttatacaaaaatatatatacatatatatttatatttacaaattaaaaaaacatattacttatttaaataaacaaattattataatcatgACTATTTAGAGACTGCGAAAACGCATAACTAAGTTTTTGTGCAATGCATGTCGACGAATGCAccaaaatgataataattgaAACCCCTTCCAAAGAAGAgacacaaaaaatataaatctcaaAGAATAATGCAACATGTCCAACAAGAACCCTATATTCCATTTGAAAGCATCAATGTTAGTTATCTTTATTTTTGAATGAGACATCTGTTTACTTAAGACTTAACTAATTGTTTGAATTAAGGAGGTTTTTTTGGAGTTAGTGCATGGCCTGGGATTGTTTGGATCACAAGGCTTGAAGAAGTGACATTTTATGTATTCAATTCTCGGATCTGAGCAGCCACCAAATttgtttttgatgatttattttTGCTAATTAATTATTCGTAAATGCAAAATTTTCTGTGGGAGAAACAGATAGATAGCTAGATAGATCTACTAATTAAGACAACTCCAAACAAACTAAGAGGAAACTGGTTTCAATCTCTTTCTCTCTGGAAGAAGAATCTTAATTAGTCTCGGGGTGAGTTGGGGTGAGTCGTGAAAGAAAGCTTTCTTTGCCATGTTTTACTTGCAAAGACTTTGTCGAAGAATATTAGTCCTCCTAAATTTATGCCTATTACAATTTTatggtttttttattaatcttttattataaaatctttCTTCCTACTAATTAGCTTTTATTGTTTCCTTTTATTGtttcaaatctattttattCAATGTatcacaaatttttttatttttcattttctttatttaaatataataaatcttttattataaaatatttcttccTAATAATTAGCTTTTACtatttcaaatctattttattttatataaaactatctCAATCAAGTCAATTCAAGAAAAAATTCATCACACATTCCTCTTCCCAAAATTTCTAAAACACTTAAATCAATCTGTTCTCTTTTGATTTTTCGATACTTTGCGTCAATTGGtatgtgattattttttttctacatATTTGTTTGTGTATTTGAATATTTCgttatttctctcttaatcgtaattattttttactttgaaAGGAATAATAATGTCTTTGTGGGAGAGACTCGAGAAATTGGGCAAAGGCagttatggagttgtctatCTAGGTCGTCCATTAGAAGGACATTGTCTCTATCCGTCTATTCCAATAATGGCAGTTAAATCCGCGGAGTACGAAAATTCATCATCTCTCCTACACGAAAGAGATATTCTCTCTAAATTTAAAGAATGCCCGCATATTATTCGTCTATATGGTTATGATTTCACCGTTGAAGGCacaaatttttttacaaatatcttCTTGGAGTACGCCTCGGGCGGCACTTTGCACGACCGCATTCAATCATCAAAGACATCTAAATACAGCGGAATCTCCGAAATTGAAGCAAAGGAATATACACTTTCCATTTTAAAGGGTCTGCGCTACATCCATGAGAGTGGATACGTCCATTGTGATATAAAACCGGAAAACATATTAATGGTCGACGAGAAGGCCAAAATAGGAGACTTTGGTATGACTATTCAGCCATTCAATCTTCCGGGAATGACGCTAGGTACTCCTCATTATATGCCTCCTGAGACATTAAATGATGGAGAATATGATACTTCTACCGATATCTGGGCATTGGGATGCTCATTCTTTGAAATGATCACATCAACGCCGCAATGGAAATGCAAAAATATGAACCAAAAtcttattaaactaataaagcGAAGTAAAATGTCCAAAGAGGCTTTTGATTTTTGGAAGAGGTGCACAACTAAAGATCCAAAGAAAAGATGGAGCGCAAATATGCTTCTACAACATCAGTTCATCGTCGGTAGGAGCGAGAATCCTTCTCCCGCACAAAATAATGCATAGGCGCTCCTTTACTTCCGTACATTGATCCTAAAcggtatttgattaattaatttgttgttaaatttatgtttgttatttgattatttctttacttatttttattttattttaggatttaTGAATTAAGCTTGTGCGGAATCTTGGAAGGAATAATGTTTATAATACAAACAAATAAagatttttagtttatataacaAGAAGGTATTAATGTAAActtagatttttaatttatataacaagAAGGTATTAATGTAAACTTAGACTTATTAGacttacaaatttatttataatgattttttactTAATGTTCATTTACATATGGTGCAGGCATTTACTCATCAAATGACATCCATATACTGAGTTTTGGATTACAACTAGTCccaaaaaaattttaaagaggtgagtaaaatattattttctaccCTTTTCAAATTATACATGTTTACAATTGATGTCCTTATGAAGTAAAAAgacttattttctttttatattgtATGAAAGGTGTAGTTTTTTTATGCACCAAAATATACTCAATCTTCAATCGCCTCTCTCTTCGACAACCGAATCATCCAATTGCCGTGAAATTTGTATTGTTCGTAGATCTAATCAATCATTTCATCTATAAGAGCAATTTATCATATACAGATGTAAGTTATGAAACATCGTTTTAAATCTAGAATATAAAATGGAGTTATGTTGTTAAAATCTGTAGAATATAAGACATACAATACAGATGgatcaataataaattattgctttgctttttttttttttatattgcagTTCAAAAAGGTTTCATCTTGATTCCGAAAAGTACAAGTTTCATTAAATTGTTGTTACAAATGATTCATCCTTAACGATAAAGGTGAGTTTTTGCTTAACTAACGAATAAATGTTTGTATTGGTTgatagattataattttatttattgatctTCTTTCCTAGCTTTAGTTGTAACTAAATGGttaaatactattattattatttatgaagtGATTTGGatcattcttatatcttctatCTTTTTAGGGACAAAGAGTTATACAAGCAAGAGTAAGTTGCATCAAAGGACTTTTAGGACAAAAATGGCATATCTACAATAGTTCTAACACAATTATCCTGAGGTCAAGTCACATATGGGCATAATTCAAGGAAGGCTTCCCTAACTCAATATGAATCGGTAAGACCTATAACCTAATTGTTGTGGATGGTTCATGAATGAgagacaaaaattaaaataaatttgaaagtaCGTATAGTATTGAAATCACTACTAGTTGTCCGTTTGAAAACATCATCTTCCCCGggtgtaaaaaaaaaagaaaaaaaaagaaaagaaagaaaaataagaaagaaagaaaaaaccgGAAAGGAAATGAAAAGTCTCTCAAATATAAAGGGCATCAGTATACCGATTCTGCTTAAATGgacttcaaatatatttattataaaataactctCAATAATGAATCTTATACAACGAAAGGGTGATAGTTTCCGACTGTGCTATATCCCAATCCCCAAACCTCAACCTTGTAAGATTGCCTAATGTGGGATGGAGACTAAAGGAATGATTGTGATTGAATTCAAATATGATGGTCCAAATATCCTAAGAGAACTAAGGTGCTTCAAACGATTGCATGAAAGGCTTACAAAAAAAAGCACAACAAATAATGAGACGAGACTTTGATGGTGAAATATATACTATCCATTATATTTGAGGTATGTACTAATTTATCTATTTCTCTATTAATTGATTCATTAATGTTATAATAtctctttctttattatttgattcattATTGTTTATAATGATGTAGATTAAGAGTCAAATTCATATAATTGACGAAGGGAAGGGAAGAAAAGAAGTGAAAATTGATTCAATATATGTAACTTGATCATCTTATATATAAGTTAAGGGGAACCATTGTAAATcctatatgaaatattataggTACTTTTTTTAGGTTAGTGGGAGTTTTTTAATCCTGTTGAGTTTTGTATAAACAAATAATCCCCTAATGCAATACTATTACAGGATTTTTCTCTCAAATTGTTATTTCTCTTAATTTACTATCTCAACTTAAGGTtctaagtaattttattttttttatcaattgatcGATATGTTTTTTAAAGATGATTTCTATAAGTTTCTACATTAATatcgaattaaaaaatattatttatgatcaATAAATAGGTAAACCTCGAGATAATTTCAAAAGAAGTATTCAAttcaaaaaaaactaatattgaaTTCAAAAAAGGTTTTGTAAactatttttgtaaataatcacaccaaatcaaataaaaatattaataatttgtaacaAATGCAATAACCTGTTTTCATTTACATCTTCTATTTTGTTTTCTGTAATGAAAGTCAATTATATAGACCTATCAATCTCATAAAAtcatagatttttttaaccaaattcGTAGAATTCGAATTCACTACTGCAGCTTCCTAAAACTCCTTATCAGCACTAGGATCAACCAAAGAACTAAGACTTTTGATTCATCTAGAAATATCTATTTGTCTTGTACCCTTCTAGTAATCCCTAGACCAGATCTGATATTTGCACCAACTTCCTTAGCATCATTCACCTAAAGAAAAGCATATAATAAAACAGTTAATTAAGGGAAGACAATAAAAAACCGAATCAAATCATCCCAGCTCAAACACCATTTAGAAGATGTATTTGTACAATGATTTAGAAACACTTTTTGGATATAGAGCTGAGTCTAGATTTCAAAGAGAAAACGAACAAATGTAGGGAATATATAGATAGTTAACTTGGTTAAGTTATGTTCCAAAACATAATCTCATCTAAATCAATATATGAATAAGATatttcacataaaaaaaatgtttctagTACAAACCTAGAAAGAAAATTCTCGTACAAACCCATATCCAGCTCtaataagtgtttccaaatgagaTTTTATATAACAACTATATTGATTACAAActtcaaaatattgaaaagaaatgaaaagaaaggtACGTAGTTGAATAAATTTCAcaatttatactaattttagtATAGTAAAGCcagttaattatatatgaagATAGTTGGGTTTTCCAATTTTATgcacataatcaaattatcTAGTCATATATAGTGAAGTAGAAGACAGAGTTGAGATCGACTTGATCTTTTTATTCTTGAGAAAAtcttaaaacaatattttcattacAGTGTATGTACACATCCAATAAATATTAGATAAGTGGTGTAAATGTAAGATTTTTCCAAAACATTGGTAAATTCAAACCGtatagtaaaataataaatttctttaCAAGGGAGTTGTCAAAGACTAACAATAAGGCTAAGAACATGGAAATTAGTTTAATAgagtttgaaaataatgataagGAATCTAGTAGTGAATTTGAACCCAAACCGCCAAAGATACAGCATAATCTCGAAAAAGTGGATCGTGTAGTGGACATTGAAATAAATCAGTAACCGCCTTATTAAACTGAACCATTCCAACAGAAGGCAATGCCAATCCTCTTTTCCTTAAAATCTTAATAATCTTCAACACATGTGCACAAAGGTTTCCCATTTCGGAAACCCCGCAGTCGCACAAGGCAAATTCTGATCCCGGGTTTTGTACAATATGAAACTTATCTTTATCCTCAATATCAATTACTCTTGCATGTGTATCGTCATTTTCGTACAAGATGTCAGAATCAGggatttttaatg is part of the Impatiens glandulifera chromosome 1, dImpGla2.1, whole genome shotgun sequence genome and encodes:
- the LOC124932961 gene encoding mitogen-activated protein kinase kinase kinase 20-like, coding for MSLWERLEKLGKGSYGVVYLGRPLEGHCLYPSIPIMAVKSAEYENSSSLLHERDILSKFKECPHIIRLYGYDFTVEGTNFFTNIFLEYASGGTLHDRIQSSKTSKYSGISEIEAKEYTLSILKGLRYIHESGYVHCDIKPENILMVDEKAKIGDFGMTIQPFNLPGMTLGTPHYMPPETLNDGEYDTSTDIWALGCSFFEMITSTPQWKCKNMNQNLIKLIKRSKMSKEAFDFWKRCTTKDPKKRWSANMLLQHQFIVGRSENPSPAQNNA